The Barnesiella intestinihominis YIT 11860 genome includes a window with the following:
- a CDS encoding NADH-quinone oxidoreductase subunit B, producing MEVKIKSMKYEDFKDNEYIEHLVDELKASHTNVVVGCLDELINWGRSNSLWPLTFATSCCGIEFMSLGAARYDMARFGFEVARASPRQADFVMVAGTIVHRMAPVLKRLYDQLAEPKYVVAVGGCAVSGGPFKNSYHVLKGVDEILPVDVYIPGCPPRPEAMFYGLMQLQRKVKVEKFFGGVNRQEKREKVFGK from the coding sequence ATGGAAGTGAAAATTAAATCGATGAAGTATGAAGACTTCAAAGACAATGAATATATTGAACATCTTGTTGATGAGCTCAAAGCCTCTCATACCAATGTGGTGGTGGGATGCTTGGACGAACTTATTAACTGGGGGCGGTCTAACTCTTTGTGGCCGCTTACCTTTGCGACAAGTTGCTGTGGTATCGAGTTCATGTCGCTCGGCGCAGCGCGGTACGATATGGCCCGTTTCGGGTTTGAAGTAGCCCGTGCCAGTCCGCGTCAGGCCGATTTTGTAATGGTAGCCGGTACGATTGTACATCGTATGGCTCCCGTTCTTAAACGTTTGTATGACCAGTTGGCCGAACCGAAATATGTGGTAGCTGTCGGTGGATGTGCCGTTTCGGGCGGACCGTTTAAAAATTCGTATCACGTGTTGAAAGGTGTAGATGAGATTCTTCCGGTCGATGTGTATATACCGGGGTGTCCTCCTCGTCCCGAGGCTATGTTTTACGGTTTGATGCAATTACAACGTAAGGTAAAAGTCGAGAAATTCTTTGGCGGAGTCAATCGTCAAGAAAAGCGAGAGAAAGTATTCGGAAAATAA
- a CDS encoding NADH-quinone oxidoreductase subunit A produces MNSALFVVVLITGLALVGAALLIAGLISPRSFNPQKGEAYECGIPSRGESWMQFKVGYYLFAILYLMFDVETVFLFPWAVILKDLGVAGLFNILFFMVILVLGLVYAWKKGALEWK; encoded by the coding sequence ATGAATTCTGCACTATTTGTAGTTGTATTGATTACCGGATTAGCGTTGGTGGGCGCGGCTTTGTTGATTGCAGGGCTTATTTCGCCTCGCTCGTTCAACCCACAGAAAGGTGAGGCTTATGAGTGTGGTATCCCATCGCGCGGCGAATCTTGGATGCAGTTCAAAGTAGGTTACTACTTGTTTGCCATTCTGTATTTGATGTTCGACGTAGAAACGGTATTCTTGTTCCCGTGGGCGGTTATATTGAAAGATTTAGGTGTAGCCGGATTATTTAATATTTTATTTTTCATGGTTATACTTGTTTTAGGACTGGTATATGCATGGAAGAAAGGAGCACTCGAATGGAAGTGA
- a CDS encoding tetratricopeptide repeat protein, with amino-acid sequence MKSSLKLFFSLFLAAGSFTAFAASYTDGIEYFKAGQPDRAKILLERTLDDAGTNKAESYYYLGEIAFVNKDYTAAAEYYKKGLEADPLFAYNLVGQGKLALNGSADKEQAEKVAEKYFKEALKGKNKKDAGLNLAIAKAYYETGTPGYEEYMKKSYKADKKFPDYFMFEGDVLVNQQQYGDACGRYENAIYFDPNCIEAYVKYSHIYFDINPTLAIQKLEELQTIAPNSAIAQREMAEAYYKNSQYTKAAEAYEKYMQNPNHFQTDRPRLATLLFYGKRFDESLELAKDILSHDPQNFVIRRIVMYDNYELGNFEAAEQAAIEFLGMNPGDNVFTARDYMTYGDILSKQKKYGEAVAQYEKAYELDNTRTDILKVLSDTYERNKDYVKAIDTYEKYMNADTVNNQRVMDYYLLGQICYSAGQAAQDSVELMNMYLLKADTMFQVVVERSSTDYRGYLWRSRAAAVRDPELKEGLAKPLYEETLTVLDQDPSNKEKAATKRVYIEAYKYLGYYNYLQTTNPAKKNEAIAATKDYWNKMLELDPGNTEILEALKTLDSL; translated from the coding sequence ATGAAATCAAGTCTTAAATTATTTTTTTCACTGTTTCTTGCTGCCGGCAGTTTCACTGCTTTTGCTGCCAGCTATACTGATGGAATAGAGTATTTTAAAGCGGGTCAACCCGATCGGGCAAAAATTTTGCTTGAACGCACCCTTGATGATGCAGGAACGAATAAAGCAGAATCTTATTACTATTTGGGAGAGATAGCGTTTGTCAACAAGGACTATACGGCTGCCGCAGAGTACTATAAGAAAGGTCTTGAAGCCGATCCTTTGTTCGCTTATAATCTCGTCGGTCAAGGTAAGCTCGCATTGAATGGAAGTGCAGATAAGGAACAAGCTGAAAAAGTGGCTGAAAAATATTTCAAAGAAGCGCTTAAAGGAAAAAATAAGAAGGATGCCGGTCTTAATTTGGCAATTGCCAAAGCATATTATGAGACTGGGACTCCGGGTTATGAGGAGTATATGAAGAAGTCTTATAAAGCAGACAAGAAGTTTCCCGATTATTTTATGTTTGAGGGCGATGTCTTGGTAAACCAACAGCAGTATGGTGATGCTTGTGGACGGTATGAAAATGCGATTTATTTCGACCCTAATTGTATCGAAGCGTATGTGAAATACTCGCATATTTATTTCGATATAAATCCGACATTGGCCATTCAAAAGTTGGAAGAGTTACAAACTATCGCTCCTAATTCTGCTATTGCACAACGTGAGATGGCCGAAGCGTATTATAAGAATTCTCAATATACAAAGGCTGCCGAGGCTTATGAGAAGTATATGCAGAACCCCAACCATTTCCAAACAGACCGTCCCCGGTTGGCTACTCTGTTGTTCTATGGCAAACGTTTTGATGAGTCGTTGGAACTTGCAAAAGATATTTTATCTCATGATCCTCAAAACTTTGTTATTCGTCGTATCGTTATGTACGATAATTATGAATTGGGGAATTTTGAGGCCGCAGAACAGGCTGCAATCGAGTTCTTGGGAATGAATCCGGGTGACAATGTGTTTACGGCGCGCGATTACATGACGTATGGCGATATTTTATCTAAACAAAAGAAGTATGGAGAAGCCGTTGCTCAATATGAAAAAGCTTATGAACTGGATAATACCCGTACGGATATTCTTAAAGTTTTGAGCGACACCTATGAGCGTAATAAAGATTATGTAAAGGCAATCGATACTTATGAGAAGTATATGAATGCCGATACGGTGAATAATCAACGTGTCATGGACTATTATTTGCTCGGTCAAATTTGTTATAGTGCAGGCCAAGCTGCACAAGATAGCGTGGAGTTGATGAATATGTATTTGTTGAAAGCAGATACTATGTTCCAAGTTGTGGTAGAGCGTTCTTCGACGGATTATCGGGGATATTTGTGGCGCTCCCGTGCGGCCGCAGTGCGTGACCCTGAATTGAAAGAAGGGTTGGCCAAACCTTTGTATGAAGAGACTTTGACTGTTTTGGATCAAGATCCTTCCAATAAGGAGAAAGCTGCTACAAAACGTGTTTATATCGAGGCTTATAAATATTTGGGATATTATAATTATCTGCAAACCACCAATCCGGCCAAGAAAAACGAGGCTATCGCGGCTACAAAAGATTATTGGAACAAGATGCTGGAATTGGATCCGGGTAATACAGAGATTCTCGAAGCTCTTAAAACTCTCGATTCGTTGTAA
- a CDS encoding PstS family phosphate ABC transporter substrate-binding protein has product MNKLILLPVAIFVAASALSSCSSCQNEEKEGQKVKETITSGVIDISCDESFEPIMEQEIMVFEAAYPKASIIPYYVSESEALNMLLQDSVRLAIATRPLSPKEEDSFKSRRLKVRTVQIALDGIAFIVNKSNKNDIISVDDLRKIVTGEVTKWSQIYPGSTLGDLHFVFDNQGSSSMRYAIDSLCEGKPLYKGLFAQKSNQAVIDYVAQTPNAIGVIGASWIGNKADSTNTSFTDVVKVMAVRKAPGFKPYKPYQYYIASGDYPLTRPIYMITTDPRNGLPTGFIKFVSSQRGQLIIFKTGIVPWQTNIALKRDVSITDAF; this is encoded by the coding sequence ATGAATAAGCTAATATTACTTCCAGTCGCAATTTTTGTAGCCGCGTCTGCTTTGTCTTCGTGTTCATCTTGCCAGAATGAGGAAAAAGAGGGACAAAAGGTTAAGGAGACCATCACGTCGGGTGTGATAGATATCAGCTGTGACGAAAGCTTCGAGCCGATTATGGAGCAAGAAATCATGGTATTTGAAGCAGCTTACCCGAAGGCTTCGATTATTCCTTATTATGTAAGTGAATCGGAAGCCTTGAATATGCTTTTGCAAGATAGTGTGCGGTTGGCTATTGCCACCCGTCCGTTATCCCCGAAAGAAGAAGATTCTTTTAAATCCCGCCGGTTAAAGGTGCGCACCGTGCAAATCGCCTTAGACGGCATTGCTTTTATTGTGAATAAATCTAACAAGAATGATATAATTTCGGTAGATGATTTGCGAAAGATCGTAACAGGAGAGGTCACGAAATGGAGCCAGATTTATCCGGGATCTACGTTGGGAGACCTTCATTTTGTATTCGACAATCAAGGTTCCAGTTCTATGCGTTATGCCATAGATTCTCTTTGCGAGGGAAAACCTCTGTATAAAGGTTTGTTTGCCCAAAAATCCAATCAGGCTGTGATCGATTATGTGGCTCAAACACCTAATGCGATAGGGGTAATAGGAGCAAGCTGGATTGGGAATAAAGCAGACTCGACCAATACTTCGTTTACCGATGTCGTAAAAGTAATGGCTGTGCGTAAAGCTCCGGGATTTAAACCCTATAAACCCTATCAATATTATATAGCGTCGGGAGATTATCCGTTGACTCGGCCTATTTACATGATTACAACGGATCCTCGGAATGGATTGCCTACCGGCTTTATTAAGTTTGTGTCTTCTCAAAGAGGGCAGTTAATAATTTTTAAGACCGGTATTGTACCGTGGCAAACTAATATTGCGTTAAAAAGAGATGTAAGCATTACCGATGCTTTTTAA
- a CDS encoding energy transducer TonB, with the protein MSKNVDLTSKEWCDLVFEGKNKAFGGYLLRVNSPKRYTWATVGVICVVAFAFVLPYIVESFKFGEVEEETTVVVEMTQLPEAEVEKQEVQPLVETPPPPPLKSSIKFTAPVIKKDEEVSDEEELKSQDELTQSKVNISIADVKGNDEEHGQDIADFREVIAEPVVEEEKPYEAVEQMPTFPGGETELMKFIRDNLKYPVIAQENGIQGRVILRFVVSKTGTIDNVTVLRSLDPTCDKEAIRVVKSMPKWIPGKQNGNNVPVYFTLPVVFKLL; encoded by the coding sequence ATGTCAAAGAACGTAGATTTAACTTCGAAAGAATGGTGCGATTTAGTTTTTGAGGGAAAAAACAAAGCATTTGGAGGGTATCTTTTACGGGTTAACTCGCCGAAGCGATATACATGGGCTACCGTTGGCGTAATCTGTGTGGTTGCATTTGCTTTCGTACTTCCCTATATTGTCGAGTCATTTAAGTTCGGAGAAGTTGAAGAAGAGACAACAGTAGTTGTGGAGATGACACAATTGCCAGAGGCCGAGGTAGAGAAACAAGAAGTTCAACCGTTGGTTGAAACTCCTCCACCCCCTCCGTTGAAGAGCTCCATTAAGTTTACTGCACCTGTCATTAAGAAAGACGAGGAAGTGTCTGATGAAGAAGAATTGAAATCGCAAGATGAATTGACACAATCCAAAGTGAATATTTCTATTGCCGATGTGAAAGGTAATGACGAAGAACACGGACAGGATATCGCTGATTTCCGTGAAGTAATCGCCGAGCCTGTCGTAGAGGAAGAAAAGCCCTACGAGGCAGTAGAACAGATGCCTACTTTCCCGGGTGGAGAGACCGAGTTGATGAAGTTTATTCGTGATAACCTCAAATATCCGGTTATAGCTCAGGAAAACGGTATTCAGGGTCGTGTTATTTTGCGTTTCGTTGTTTCGAAGACAGGAACGATTGATAATGTTACGGTTTTGCGTAGTTTGGATCCTACTTGTGATAAGGAGGCTATTCGAGTAGTGAAGAGTATGCCTAAATGGATTCCGGGTAAACAAAACGGTAATAATGTGCCAGTTTATTTTACACTGCCTGTTGTATTTAAACTTTTGTAA
- a CDS encoding biopolymer transporter ExbD produces MAEVEVKDSGKGGKKGQQKKMKIHVDFTPMVDMNMLLITFFMFCTTLSKPQTMEISMPTNDKVTEEEQNKVKASEAITILLGDNDRVFYYLGEPQYEDYTSLIETSYNADGIRALLLDRNKEVVAKVKDLKERKKREEISEEVFDSLVVDAKKAKGAPVVMIKAKLPDEEGKNGATYRNLIDALDEMIICSIGKYAIVDITEGDLFLMENYEKKGALSDQIDTSKKN; encoded by the coding sequence ATGGCAGAAGTAGAAGTAAAAGACTCGGGTAAAGGCGGAAAGAAAGGTCAACAGAAGAAAATGAAAATCCATGTGGACTTTACCCCCATGGTTGATATGAACATGCTTTTGATAACCTTCTTCATGTTTTGTACTACGTTGAGTAAACCGCAGACGATGGAAATCAGTATGCCTACCAACGATAAGGTAACAGAAGAAGAGCAGAATAAGGTGAAGGCTTCGGAGGCTATCACAATCCTCTTGGGCGATAATGACAGGGTATTCTATTATTTGGGTGAGCCCCAGTATGAAGATTACACTTCGTTGATCGAGACATCTTATAATGCCGATGGTATCAGAGCCTTGCTCCTTGATCGTAACAAAGAAGTTGTTGCCAAGGTGAAAGATTTGAAGGAACGTAAAAAACGCGAGGAGATCAGTGAAGAAGTTTTTGACTCGTTGGTCGTAGATGCCAAAAAAGCCAAAGGTGCTCCGGTGGTCATGATTAAAGCGAAATTGCCCGATGAAGAAGGAAAGAACGGCGCGACTTACCGCAATTTGATCGATGCTCTTGATGAGATGATCATTTGCAGTATCGGTAAGTATGCTATCGTTGACATCACAGAGGGCGATTTGTTCCTGATGGAGAATTATGAGAAGAAGGGTGCTCTTTCCGATCAGATAGACACCAGTAAAAAGAACTAA
- a CDS encoding ExbD/TolR family protein yields the protein MAKVKVKRKSTLIDMTAMSDVTVLLLTFFMLTSTFVQKEPVQVSTPSSVSEIKIPEINVLQVLVEPSGKIFISLDKQEDRVNVLNAMSSMYGVPFTPEQINKFRLANSFGVPIKQMPGFLDLKSDIQDQTLKNYGIPCDSANNEFKEWVRAARKANRDLKIAIKADQATPYDKIKNVMSSLQDIKENRYNLLTSLKTLPAEEEQ from the coding sequence ATGGCTAAAGTAAAAGTAAAAAGGAAGAGTACGCTCATCGACATGACAGCGATGAGTGACGTTACCGTGCTTCTGCTTACTTTCTTCATGCTGACATCGACCTTCGTTCAGAAAGAGCCTGTGCAAGTGAGTACCCCATCTTCGGTATCTGAAATCAAAATCCCAGAAATTAATGTTCTGCAGGTGTTGGTTGAACCGTCCGGGAAAATCTTTATCAGCCTCGACAAACAAGAGGATAGGGTGAATGTATTGAACGCAATGAGTAGTATGTACGGAGTACCGTTTACTCCAGAGCAAATAAATAAGTTCAGATTGGCAAATTCGTTTGGTGTGCCTATCAAACAAATGCCGGGATTCTTGGATTTGAAATCCGATATTCAGGATCAAACTTTGAAAAATTATGGTATCCCGTGCGATAGCGCCAATAACGAGTTTAAAGAATGGGTGCGTGCTGCACGAAAAGCAAATCGCGATTTGAAGATTGCCATCAAAGCCGACCAGGCTACACCGTATGACAAAATCAAAAACGTGATGTCTTCGTTGCAGGATATCAAAGAAAACCGTTACAATCTGCTTACATCGTTGAAGACTTTACCCGCAGAAGAAGAACAATAA
- a CDS encoding MotA/TolQ/ExbB proton channel family protein — translation MEAKKAKKNKVRGIKNAFIVIIICFIVALVVFTQVLGAPENFEGGDPAGGHPLNLLGTIYKGGFIVPILQTLLLTVIVLSVERFIAMLSVKGKGNTNKFIAAVKAALEKGDIAGAQALCDKQRGTVASVVSSALIKYSEVEKDDTLSKEQKIEAIKKQLEEAAALEMPSMQQNLPIVATMTTLGTLVGLLGTVLGMIKSFQALATAGAPDSVALSTGISEALVNTAFGIATGALAVISYNYFSNKIDNVTYAIDEVGFCIVNTFAATHK, via the coding sequence ATGGAAGCTAAAAAGGCTAAAAAAAACAAAGTGCGCGGTATTAAAAACGCGTTTATTGTAATTATTATCTGTTTTATCGTTGCTTTGGTAGTATTTACCCAAGTACTTGGTGCTCCTGAAAACTTTGAAGGTGGAGATCCTGCCGGAGGACATCCTCTGAACTTGTTAGGTACAATTTATAAAGGAGGTTTTATCGTACCTATTCTTCAAACTTTGTTATTGACTGTGATTGTTCTTTCGGTAGAACGTTTCATCGCTATGCTTAGCGTAAAAGGAAAAGGAAATACCAATAAGTTTATCGCTGCCGTGAAAGCTGCTTTGGAAAAAGGCGACATCGCCGGTGCTCAGGCTCTTTGCGACAAACAACGTGGAACCGTTGCAAGTGTTGTTTCTTCGGCTTTGATTAAATATAGCGAAGTTGAAAAAGACGATACTTTGTCGAAAGAACAAAAAATCGAGGCTATCAAAAAACAATTGGAAGAAGCCGCTGCTCTTGAAATGCCTTCCATGCAACAGAATTTGCCTATCGTAGCGACTATGACGACGCTGGGTACTTTGGTCGGACTTCTTGGTACTGTGTTGGGTATGATCAAATCGTTCCAAGCTTTGGCTACCGCCGGTGCTCCTGACTCTGTGGCTTTGTCGACAGGTATTTCGGAGGCACTTGTGAACACTGCTTTCGGTATTGCAACCGGTGCTTTGGCTGTTATTTCATATAACTATTTCTCTAACAAAATTGATAATGTTACCTACGCTATCGATGAGGTAGGTTTCTGTATTGTTAACACGTTCGCTGCTACTCACAAGTAA